One window of Chlamydia sp. 04-14 genomic DNA carries:
- the pgsA gene encoding CDP-diacylglycerol--glycerol-3-phosphate 3-phosphatidyltransferase, producing MGLPNYLTFSRLFITPIFMLLYLKGKWLGITPVVLPYVLLALLGLSELTDAIDGYIARKFSQVTDLGKLLDPMADSIYRISLYLTFTQPPVNLPLILVFIFLARDSVISTLRTVCAFRGVVLAARASGKLKAILQGISFLLILLAMIPHSLGMISEGDLELFASVVGSIVAIYSVCSGVEYFWVNKNHVLQRGKSKDHNREL from the coding sequence GTGGGACTGCCTAATTATCTAACTTTTTCCCGGCTATTTATAACGCCAATTTTCATGCTGCTCTATCTTAAAGGAAAGTGGCTTGGAATTACTCCTGTAGTTCTTCCATATGTTTTGCTTGCTCTTCTAGGTCTCTCGGAGCTTACTGATGCTATTGATGGCTACATAGCTAGGAAATTTTCTCAAGTCACGGATTTGGGGAAACTTCTTGATCCTATGGCGGATAGTATTTACAGGATTTCTCTCTATTTAACGTTCACTCAGCCTCCCGTAAACCTTCCCTTAATTCTTGTTTTCATATTTTTAGCTAGAGATTCTGTAATTAGTACATTGCGGACAGTATGTGCTTTCCGAGGAGTTGTCCTTGCAGCTAGGGCAAGCGGGAAATTAAAAGCTATTTTACAAGGTATAAGCTTTTTATTAATTTTACTTGCTATGATCCCTCATTCGCTCGGAATGATTTCTGAAGGGGATTTGGAATTATTCGCTTCTGTAGTAGGTTCTATCGTTGCTATTTATTCTGTATGTTCAGGAGTTGAATACTTTTGGGTGAATAAAAATCACGTACTACAAAGAGGGAAATCTAAAGATCATAATAGAGAATTGTAG
- the pth gene encoding aminoacyl-tRNA hydrolase produces the protein MTMLIVAIGNPGRQYTWTRHNIGFLFADKLLQGFSGAQFKEARKLFSDIAQVESPKGTMVFIKPKTYVNLSGKAVSAVKEYYDIATDHILVLADDVNQPFGNVRLRQNAGGGGHKGIKSITQSLGSNDYWQMRLGVGRPQREDIELSDFVLGQFTEEEQIGIQSLFIEASALFSQWCSGTQTA, from the coding sequence ATGACGATGCTGATTGTTGCCATAGGGAATCCAGGGCGTCAATATACATGGACGCGGCATAATATAGGGTTTCTTTTTGCGGACAAGCTGCTTCAAGGATTTTCTGGAGCTCAATTTAAAGAAGCTCGCAAATTATTTTCTGATATTGCCCAAGTGGAATCGCCTAAAGGGACCATGGTTTTTATTAAGCCTAAGACTTATGTCAACCTAAGCGGTAAGGCTGTTTCAGCAGTTAAGGAATATTATGATATTGCCACGGACCATATTTTAGTTCTCGCTGATGATGTGAATCAACCTTTCGGTAACGTGCGTCTCCGCCAGAATGCTGGTGGTGGTGGCCACAAAGGTATAAAAAGTATCACGCAGAGCTTAGGTTCGAATGATTACTGGCAAATGCGTTTAGGTGTAGGTCGACCTCAAAGAGAAGATATAGAGTTGTCAGACTTCGTTCTCGGACAGTTTACTGAAGAAGAACAGATTGGAATACAATCTTTATTTATCGAGGCCAGTGCGTTATTTTCTCAATGGTGTTCTGGGACTCAAACTGCCTAA
- the glgA gene encoding glycogen synthase GlgA: MKIIQATVEFAPFIKAGGLGDAVYGLSKALSENHDIEILLPFFPLITPSFSSQVIDEKVFSYEFLGRQNASSISYSYEGMILTIIKLDSQLDLFSTSTIYTEDDTLRFSAFSSAAAAYIQKLEHVDIVHMHDWHVGLLAGLLKEPNLPHYPKRIFTIHNFSYRGYCSTQLLGASGISDFGLSNYQLYRDPQISVLLKGAVYCSDYITTVSPTYAQDILNDYSDYEMHDAVMAKRHVFCGILNGIDETIWNPETDSSLVVNYGKDLLDAPDILFTKKEENRIALYEKLGLSPEYSPLMCVISRIVEQKGPEFMKAAILHAMENGYALIIVGTCYDQEIQRQFTNLQESLTTSPNIRIILDYNDSLARLVYGAADMICIPSHFEPCGLTQLIGMRYGTVPLVRSTGGLADTVATGINGFTFSQTDNFNDFLHMLTLAITTYRHEPDIWFQLVEEGMLRSSGLKTMGMHYLGIYNSLL, from the coding sequence ATGAAAATCATACAAGCTACAGTCGAGTTTGCTCCCTTTATTAAAGCTGGTGGATTAGGTGATGCTGTTTATGGTTTATCAAAAGCATTATCTGAAAACCATGATATTGAAATATTACTTCCTTTTTTCCCTCTTATTACCCCTTCTTTTTCCTCTCAGGTAATTGATGAGAAAGTTTTTTCTTATGAATTTTTAGGAAGACAGAATGCCTCTTCTATTTCCTATTCCTATGAAGGAATGATCCTTACAATAATTAAATTGGATTCACAATTAGATCTTTTCTCGACATCAACTATCTATACCGAGGACGATACATTACGTTTCAGCGCTTTTTCCTCCGCTGCAGCAGCGTATATTCAAAAATTAGAGCATGTCGATATCGTGCATATGCATGATTGGCATGTGGGGCTCTTAGCAGGACTTTTAAAGGAACCTAATCTCCCACATTATCCAAAAAGAATTTTTACAATTCATAATTTTAGCTATCGGGGTTATTGCAGCACACAATTACTGGGGGCATCTGGCATCAGTGATTTCGGGTTAAGTAATTATCAGTTGTATAGAGATCCGCAAATAAGTGTATTACTCAAAGGTGCTGTATACTGTTCTGATTACATTACAACCGTATCTCCTACATATGCTCAGGATATTCTTAATGATTACTCTGATTATGAAATGCACGATGCTGTGATGGCTAAACGTCATGTTTTCTGTGGGATTTTAAATGGTATTGATGAAACTATCTGGAATCCCGAAACAGATTCTTCGTTGGTTGTGAACTATGGCAAAGATTTGCTGGACGCTCCCGATATTTTGTTCACAAAAAAAGAAGAAAATAGAATAGCGTTGTATGAAAAATTAGGACTCTCTCCTGAATATTCTCCTTTAATGTGCGTAATTTCTCGCATCGTAGAACAAAAAGGTCCTGAGTTTATGAAAGCAGCTATTCTCCACGCTATGGAAAATGGCTATGCTTTAATTATCGTAGGAACATGTTACGATCAGGAAATTCAGCGCCAATTTACAAACTTACAAGAATCATTAACAACTTCTCCAAATATTCGAATCATCTTAGATTACAATGATTCTCTAGCTCGATTAGTTTACGGAGCAGCGGATATGATCTGTATCCCCTCGCATTTCGAACCCTGTGGTCTTACACAACTCATTGGGATGCGTTACGGAACAGTACCCCTAGTGAGATCGACTGGAGGTCTTGCTGATACTGTCGCTACAGGAATTAATGGTTTTACATTTTCCCAGACAGATAACTTCAATGATTTCCTTCACATGCTAACTCTAGCAATTACTACCTACAGACACGAACCAGACATATGGTTCCAACTTGTAGAGGAAGGTATGCTGCGATCTTCAGGACTAAAAACAATGGGCATGCATTATTTAGGAATCTACAATTCTCTATTATGA
- a CDS encoding 50S ribosomal protein L25/general stress protein Ctc gives MELVVTSRETDKKSLLKKIRQTGGIPAVIYSGGKSLANIIVDAHVFSKFLSGLESGALSSTIFSLSYEGRTIKALVKDIQYQVTSYKVIHLDFEELIEDRDVKLNIPIRCINAVDCVGVKLGGSLRQVIRALRVVCKPKDIVPCLELDVRSLGLSQTRKLADINIPEGLRPVTSLKEVVVTVSRR, from the coding sequence ATGGAGCTCGTAGTTACAAGTCGCGAGACTGATAAAAAATCTTTGCTTAAAAAAATTCGTCAAACAGGAGGAATCCCTGCTGTTATTTATTCAGGCGGAAAGAGCTTGGCTAATATCATTGTTGACGCTCACGTATTTAGTAAATTTTTATCTGGCCTAGAAAGCGGTGCGCTATCTTCTACAATTTTTTCTTTATCTTACGAAGGTCGTACGATTAAGGCCTTAGTTAAAGATATTCAATATCAAGTTACCTCATACAAAGTAATTCACTTAGATTTTGAAGAACTTATAGAAGATCGTGATGTGAAATTAAATATTCCAATCCGCTGTATTAATGCTGTGGATTGTGTTGGCGTTAAATTAGGTGGATCTTTAAGACAAGTGATCCGTGCTTTACGCGTCGTGTGTAAACCTAAAGATATTGTGCCTTGCTTAGAATTGGATGTTCGGTCGTTGGGGTTGTCTCAGACAAGAAAACTGGCTGATATTAATATCCCTGAAGGACTTCGTCCGGTTACTTCTTTGAAGGAAGTTGTTGTAACAGTATCTAGAAGATAA
- the dnaG gene encoding DNA primase has translation MYTEESLDNLRHSIDIIEVLSEHLHLKRSGATYKACCPFHVEKTPSFIINPTGAYYHCFGCGAHGDAISFLMNHLGYTFSEAVLTLSKKFHVDLVVKIKDTQSPFPTGAKDELRQINSEAEKLFRFCLYQLAEGRDALQYLYRRGFSPDTIDRFHLGYAPEQTLFIQAMREKDISEQQLENAGFIGNKWFLFSRRIIFPVHDPLGHTIGFSSRKFLENTRGSKYVNTPETIIFKKSRALFGLHLSRRRIAKEKRVILVEGQADCLQMIDSGFNCTLAAQGTSFTEDHIKELSKLGVLKAYLLFDGDDAGIKAAIRVGDMCQTVGIAVMVCRLPKGEDPDSFLMHKGARLLGELLDQSEDYLTFLISEKIRVYPNFSPREKALVIEESITQIKKWGNPIVVYEHLKQLASLMMIPESMVFSLAKLESGITPAKTPVANKEKLPKIHSDIIIETDVLRCMVFCKTHNISIPHTAKNYFTATDFKHPECRKLFSRLIEYYEKHHSNLPFDEALSLLEDKIIIELLIKRRMNTDCLETVFIQSLQKLADRQWREQRHPLSKQSKNPQEQKLSILEDYVRLRKDRVVVTLLDPQEC, from the coding sequence ATGTATACAGAAGAAAGTTTAGATAATCTTAGACACAGCATTGATATTATCGAAGTGCTTTCGGAACACCTCCATTTGAAAAGAAGTGGAGCTACCTATAAAGCATGCTGTCCTTTTCACGTAGAGAAAACTCCTTCTTTTATTATTAATCCGACAGGAGCCTATTACCATTGTTTTGGTTGTGGAGCTCACGGGGATGCTATTAGTTTTTTAATGAACCATCTTGGATATACATTTAGTGAGGCTGTGCTCACTTTATCAAAGAAATTTCATGTAGATCTTGTTGTCAAAATTAAGGACACACAATCCCCGTTTCCTACAGGAGCTAAAGACGAATTGCGTCAAATTAATAGCGAGGCAGAAAAACTTTTTCGTTTTTGTTTGTATCAACTTGCAGAAGGTAGAGATGCCTTGCAGTATCTATACCGTCGAGGGTTTTCTCCAGATACTATAGATCGTTTTCACCTAGGCTATGCCCCAGAACAAACCTTGTTTATCCAAGCAATGAGAGAAAAAGATATTTCCGAACAACAACTCGAAAATGCGGGTTTTATAGGAAATAAATGGTTTTTATTTTCTCGAAGAATCATTTTCCCCGTCCATGATCCTCTAGGACATACTATCGGGTTTTCATCAAGAAAATTTTTAGAAAATACACGGGGGAGTAAGTATGTAAATACTCCTGAGACCATTATCTTTAAAAAGTCGCGAGCTCTTTTTGGATTGCATCTATCTCGACGAAGAATAGCAAAAGAAAAACGGGTCATTTTAGTTGAAGGTCAAGCTGATTGCTTGCAGATGATAGATTCAGGATTTAACTGTACTCTCGCAGCGCAAGGAACTTCTTTTACGGAAGATCACATAAAAGAATTAAGCAAATTGGGTGTTCTTAAAGCCTATTTACTTTTCGATGGTGATGATGCTGGAATAAAAGCTGCTATTCGTGTCGGAGATATGTGTCAGACTGTGGGTATTGCCGTTATGGTCTGTCGTCTCCCTAAAGGTGAGGACCCAGATTCCTTCCTAATGCATAAGGGGGCCCGACTTCTCGGAGAGTTGTTGGACCAAAGTGAGGATTATCTTACTTTCCTTATTAGTGAAAAAATCCGTGTTTATCCAAATTTTTCCCCAAGAGAAAAAGCCCTGGTAATCGAAGAGAGCATTACACAAATCAAAAAGTGGGGGAATCCTATTGTCGTATATGAACATCTCAAGCAGTTAGCTTCTTTGATGATGATTCCGGAAAGTATGGTATTTTCTTTAGCAAAATTAGAATCGGGAATCACACCAGCTAAAACTCCCGTAGCTAATAAAGAGAAATTACCAAAAATTCATTCCGATATAATTATTGAAACCGATGTGTTGCGATGTATGGTATTTTGTAAAACCCATAATATTAGCATTCCCCATACGGCGAAAAATTATTTCACAGCTACGGATTTCAAACATCCTGAATGTAGGAAGCTATTTTCCCGTCTGATTGAATACTATGAAAAACATCATAGTAACCTTCCTTTTGACGAAGCTTTATCGTTGTTAGAAGATAAAATAATTATAGAGCTTCTAATAAAACGACGGATGAATACTGATTGTCTTGAAACTGTGTTTATACAATCTTTACAAAAGTTAGCAGATCGTCAGTGGAGAGAACAACGTCATCCTCTCTCCAAGCAGTCAAAAAACCCCCAGGAACAAAAACTTTCTATTCTCGAGGATTATGTCCGTCTACGGAAAGATAGGGTGGTAGTGACTCTCCTAGATCCCCAGGAGTGTTAG
- a CDS encoding glycine--tRNA ligase produces the protein MSQPLTLQAMIAKILQFWSEQGCVIHQGYDLEVGAGTFNPATFLRALGPEPYKTAYVEPSRRPQDGRYGMHPNRLQNYHQLQVILKPVPTNFLSLYKESLQIIGLDLREHDIRFVHDDWENPTIGAWGLGWEVWLNGMEITQLTYFQAIGSKPLDTISGEITYGIERIAMYLQKKSSIFDVLWNDELTYGDITQASEKAWSEYNFDVANTQMWLKHFEDFAQEALATLDRGLPAPAYDFVIKASHAFNILDARGVISVTERTRYITRIRQLARAVADGYVDWRASLNYPLLHKWSTDKAITPQTLPCPKIATAENFLLEIGSEELPATFVPIGIQQLESLAKKLLSDYNIGYESLEVLGSPRRLALLVYKLEPTAVQKAVEKKGPAISSLFSDSGDVTVQGEQFFASHNVPIRHYDELSQHSLFEIREIGSVNYLFLLHPEVRKDTATILTNELPKLIHSMKFPKKMVYDDSGVEYARPIRWIVSLYGTSVLPFSFGKVTASDTSYGHRQLDPREVSIPSCERYVDTLRDACVIVSHKERREIIEQGLKSHSSDNVFPVANPRLLEETVFLTEHPFITCAQFDQKFCALPKELLIAEMVNHQKYFPTQNTSGEITNQFILVCDNCPNDIIIEGNEKALTPRLTDGDFLFAQDLKTSLATFVDKLKAVTYFEALGSLYDKVERLKAHKEIVYPLMPLSSQEDITTAIEFCKADLVSAVVNEFAELQGIMGEYYLKHAGLSHAAAIAVGEHLRHITDGQTISTTGTLLSIIDRFDNLLSCFILDLRPTSSHDPYALRRQSLEILTLLHASEASLDLESLLHHLADNFPATVQGTTWDKPAIIRDILAFIWGRLKTFMASLGFSKDEIATVFSDTSEKNPVEIIKSAKAIQNVKNSQRAVLEKITTTHNRLKKILASLKLSVGTHMPAQLETQESRLKSALDHFDASVKIKDSKEDYLLSLGELTDSINTFLNEVHVTSGDEELKNLRIHLLLTAMEKFSSYHWEALKI, from the coding sequence ATGTCACAACCTCTTACTTTACAAGCTATGATTGCTAAAATTTTGCAATTCTGGAGTGAACAAGGGTGTGTGATTCATCAAGGTTACGATTTAGAAGTAGGTGCAGGAACATTTAATCCGGCAACTTTTTTACGTGCTTTAGGACCTGAGCCCTATAAAACTGCATATGTTGAGCCCTCAAGACGCCCTCAAGACGGTCGTTACGGCATGCATCCTAACCGCCTACAAAACTACCATCAACTTCAAGTTATTCTTAAACCTGTCCCTACAAACTTTCTCTCTTTATATAAAGAGTCTTTGCAAATCATTGGCTTGGACCTTCGTGAACATGATATTCGTTTTGTTCATGATGATTGGGAAAATCCGACGATTGGCGCGTGGGGTTTAGGTTGGGAAGTATGGTTAAATGGTATGGAAATTACCCAGCTCACCTATTTTCAAGCTATAGGAAGTAAACCTCTCGATACGATTAGCGGTGAAATTACGTATGGCATTGAGAGAATTGCCATGTATTTACAAAAGAAAAGTTCTATTTTTGATGTATTATGGAATGACGAGCTCACCTATGGAGATATTACTCAAGCTTCTGAAAAGGCATGGAGTGAGTATAATTTCGATGTCGCCAATACACAAATGTGGCTAAAACATTTTGAAGATTTTGCTCAAGAAGCACTCGCCACTTTAGATCGGGGCCTACCAGCTCCTGCTTATGACTTTGTTATCAAAGCATCTCACGCTTTTAATATTCTTGACGCCCGGGGTGTAATTTCTGTTACAGAACGTACACGTTATATTACTAGAATTCGTCAATTAGCTCGTGCTGTTGCTGATGGTTATGTAGATTGGCGAGCTTCTTTAAATTACCCACTGTTGCACAAGTGGAGCACTGATAAAGCTATAACCCCGCAGACTCTCCCCTGCCCCAAAATTGCAACAGCGGAAAATTTTTTATTAGAAATTGGCTCTGAAGAATTGCCAGCGACCTTTGTCCCCATTGGAATTCAACAGTTAGAATCTTTAGCAAAGAAGCTTTTGTCTGATTATAATATTGGTTACGAAAGTTTAGAAGTCTTAGGATCTCCAAGAAGACTTGCTTTACTAGTTTACAAACTAGAGCCTACAGCTGTGCAAAAAGCGGTTGAGAAAAAAGGCCCTGCGATCTCCTCATTATTCAGTGATTCTGGAGATGTTACTGTGCAGGGAGAACAATTCTTTGCTTCTCATAATGTACCTATCCGTCATTACGATGAACTCTCTCAACATTCTCTATTTGAAATCCGTGAGATTGGCTCTGTAAACTATCTATTCCTTTTACATCCTGAAGTGCGTAAGGACACTGCAACAATCTTAACTAATGAATTACCAAAACTAATTCATTCTATGAAATTCCCTAAGAAGATGGTCTATGACGATAGTGGTGTAGAATACGCACGACCTATTCGCTGGATAGTATCCCTATATGGGACATCCGTTCTTCCTTTCTCTTTTGGGAAAGTAACAGCTTCTGATACCTCTTATGGTCACCGACAGTTAGATCCTAGGGAAGTTTCCATTCCTTCTTGTGAACGTTATGTTGATACTTTACGTGATGCTTGTGTGATAGTTTCGCATAAAGAACGTAGAGAAATTATCGAACAGGGGTTAAAATCACATAGTTCTGATAATGTTTTCCCAGTTGCAAATCCTCGTTTACTTGAAGAGACAGTTTTCTTAACTGAACATCCTTTTATTACCTGCGCGCAATTTGATCAAAAGTTCTGCGCACTACCTAAGGAATTGTTAATCGCTGAAATGGTAAACCATCAAAAATACTTTCCTACACAAAATACTTCTGGAGAGATTACTAATCAGTTTATTTTAGTATGCGATAATTGCCCGAACGATATTATCATTGAAGGAAATGAAAAAGCCTTAACCCCTCGCCTTACTGATGGGGATTTTCTTTTTGCCCAAGATCTCAAAACATCATTAGCTACCTTCGTGGATAAGCTCAAAGCTGTTACTTACTTTGAAGCTCTCGGTTCTCTTTATGATAAAGTAGAAAGACTAAAAGCTCATAAAGAGATTGTTTACCCACTCATGCCTTTATCTTCTCAAGAAGATATAACAACAGCAATAGAGTTTTGTAAAGCAGACCTAGTCTCCGCTGTTGTTAATGAATTTGCAGAACTACAAGGAATCATGGGAGAATACTATCTAAAACATGCTGGACTATCCCATGCAGCTGCGATAGCCGTAGGGGAACATTTGCGTCATATTACCGATGGTCAAACAATCTCCACTACAGGAACATTATTAAGCATAATAGATCGTTTTGATAATTTACTTTCTTGTTTCATCTTAGACCTAAGGCCTACTTCATCTCATGATCCTTATGCTTTGCGTCGTCAATCCTTAGAGATTCTTACATTGTTACATGCTTCAGAAGCATCTTTAGATCTCGAGAGTCTTTTACATCATTTGGCAGATAACTTCCCTGCCACTGTTCAAGGAACTACCTGGGATAAACCTGCAATTATCCGTGATATCTTGGCATTCATCTGGGGAAGATTAAAAACCTTCATGGCTTCTTTAGGATTTAGCAAAGATGAAATCGCTACGGTATTTTCTGATACTTCTGAGAAGAATCCTGTGGAAATCATAAAATCAGCAAAAGCGATTCAGAATGTAAAAAATAGTCAAAGAGCTGTCCTTGAAAAGATCACAACAACACATAATCGTTTGAAAAAGATCTTAGCCTCTTTGAAACTCTCGGTAGGAACGCATATGCCTGCGCAACTTGAGACACAAGAATCTCGGCTTAAATCAGCTCTCGATCATTTTGATGCCTCTGTAAAAATAAAGGATAGTAAAGAAGACTACCTTCTAAGTCTTGGAGAACTTACTGACAGCATCAATACATTCTTAAATGAAGTACATGTTACTAGTGGGGATGAAGAGTTGAAAAACTTACGTATTCATCTATTGCTGACAGCTATGGAGAAATTTTCTTCTTATCATTGGGAAGCGCTAAAAATATAA
- the rpsF gene encoding 30S ribosomal protein S6, with amino-acid sequence MKEKKAQLYEGAYVFSVTLSEEARRKALEKVTSGITNYGGEILKIHDQGRKKLAYTIRGAREGYYYLIYFTVVPGVIAELWKEYHLNEDLLRFLTLKTDAVKEVLEFASLPE; translated from the coding sequence ATGAAAGAAAAAAAAGCCCAACTTTACGAAGGGGCGTATGTATTTAGCGTTACTCTGAGTGAGGAAGCTAGACGCAAGGCTTTGGAGAAGGTAACTTCAGGTATCACAAATTACGGTGGTGAAATTCTAAAAATTCATGATCAAGGACGCAAAAAATTGGCGTATACTATTCGTGGAGCTAGAGAAGGTTACTACTATCTTATCTATTTTACAGTAGTTCCTGGAGTAATAGCCGAACTATGGAAAGAGTATCATCTTAATGAAGATCTTCTCAGATTCTTAACTCTTAAGACTGATGCTGTTAAAGAAGTTTTAGAGTTTGCGTCATTGCCAGAATAA
- the mutS gene encoding DNA mismatch repair protein MutS: MTSKKPTPMMKQWHQCKEQAGESLLLFRMGDFYEAFYDDAILLSQNLDLTLTQRQGIPMSGIPVSTINGYIDRLVSKGFKVAVAEQLDEAQDNKGKSEPLSRELQRFVTPGTLLSSSLLPEKANNYIVSINRVGTLFGFSCLDFSTGSFLLQEYDNMKDLIDEICRLAPTEILSCDKFYKKHSDIIEQIQQHLKLTLSTYSDWAFEHQFATQKLSSHFNVSSLDGFGLKGLVPAINAAGALLSYLQDKLLLPVEHISVPKTHRHQKHLLIDTASQVNLELLTPIHDPQGKSSLLHVMERTCTPMGGRLLRNTLVNPFYDQNEILLRQDAVEFLLNCSDLRKNLRSFLSQVRDLERLITKITTTLAGPKDVGMLRDSLNASMRICEILSPLSLPEFFQGKFIPVIGIASLLELLSEALLGELPLRISEGNIFSDDHHPDLKRLRYTRENSKEWLWQYQETIRKQTGVKKLKVCYSQVLGYYIEVSSDFAPLLPKEFIRRQSRLHAERFTTEKLQEFQDDMLHVSDKLQTLETQLFKDLCSQILEQRDAILALSQVIADTDYILSLADLAAEYGYCRPIVDTSDSLSISGGIHPVAQTLLDRGTFIPNDIKMHSTRTRMILITGPNMAGKSTYIRQIALLVIMAQMGSFIPARAAHIGMIDKIFTRIGAGDNLSKGMSTFMVEMAETANILHNATDRSLVILDEVGRGTSTYDGLAIAQSVVEYLLFTEGKKAKTLFATHYKELTDLENHCPHVENFHAGVRENGGQPVFLYEILKGHSQKSFGIHVAKLAGFPLCVISRAQQILRQLEGPEATSKQTQEKVRQLTLF; encoded by the coding sequence ATGACATCAAAAAAACCTACACCTATGATGAAGCAATGGCATCAATGTAAGGAGCAAGCTGGGGAGTCTCTCCTTCTCTTTCGCATGGGGGATTTTTACGAGGCTTTCTATGACGATGCGATTTTGCTCTCTCAAAATTTAGATCTCACCCTTACGCAGAGGCAAGGAATCCCTATGAGTGGAATTCCTGTATCTACAATAAATGGTTATATAGATCGCTTGGTAAGTAAAGGATTTAAAGTCGCTGTTGCTGAACAGCTTGATGAAGCACAAGACAATAAGGGGAAATCTGAACCCCTATCTAGGGAATTGCAGAGATTTGTCACTCCAGGAACACTGCTCTCTTCCTCCCTACTCCCGGAAAAAGCAAATAACTATATTGTCTCTATTAATCGTGTTGGCACTCTATTTGGATTTTCGTGTCTAGATTTTTCTACAGGATCGTTTCTATTACAAGAATACGACAATATGAAGGATCTCATTGATGAAATCTGTCGTCTAGCTCCTACAGAAATTTTGAGCTGTGATAAATTTTATAAAAAACATTCTGATATTATAGAGCAGATCCAGCAACATTTAAAGCTTACCTTATCCACCTATTCTGATTGGGCTTTCGAACATCAATTTGCCACACAAAAATTATCCTCTCATTTCAATGTATCATCCCTGGATGGTTTTGGGCTTAAGGGCTTGGTTCCCGCCATTAATGCTGCAGGAGCTTTACTTTCCTATCTTCAAGACAAACTTCTTTTACCCGTTGAACATATTTCCGTACCCAAAACACATAGACATCAAAAACACCTTCTCATAGATACTGCATCTCAGGTGAATCTTGAGCTTTTAACTCCAATTCATGACCCTCAGGGAAAGAGCTCTCTTTTACATGTTATGGAACGTACCTGCACCCCTATGGGAGGCAGACTACTACGCAATACCCTAGTAAATCCTTTTTACGATCAAAATGAAATCTTACTACGTCAAGATGCTGTAGAGTTTCTCTTGAATTGTTCGGATTTAAGAAAAAATCTAAGATCTTTCCTCTCTCAAGTACGCGATTTAGAACGTTTAATTACAAAGATCACCACCACATTAGCAGGTCCTAAAGATGTAGGCATGCTTCGTGATTCATTAAATGCGAGTATGCGTATTTGCGAAATACTTTCCCCCTTATCTTTACCAGAATTCTTCCAGGGGAAATTTATACCTGTTATCGGTATAGCTTCCCTTTTAGAATTGCTTTCTGAAGCACTTCTAGGAGAATTACCTTTAAGGATCTCTGAAGGAAATATTTTCTCTGATGATCATCATCCTGATCTTAAACGTCTACGTTACACTCGTGAGAATTCCAAAGAATGGCTGTGGCAGTATCAAGAAACCATTCGCAAGCAAACGGGAGTTAAAAAACTCAAAGTTTGCTATTCCCAAGTTTTGGGCTATTACATAGAAGTGAGCAGTGACTTTGCTCCTCTATTACCTAAAGAATTTATCCGGCGGCAATCACGTCTCCATGCTGAGCGTTTTACAACAGAAAAATTACAAGAATTTCAAGATGACATGCTCCATGTCTCCGATAAATTGCAAACGCTAGAAACTCAATTATTCAAAGATTTATGTTCGCAAATTCTAGAACAACGTGATGCTATTCTTGCTTTATCCCAGGTAATAGCGGATACAGATTATATTCTTTCTCTTGCTGATCTTGCAGCAGAATATGGTTATTGCCGTCCTATTGTAGATACTAGCGATTCTCTATCTATATCAGGAGGGATTCATCCCGTTGCACAAACTCTATTAGACAGGGGAACTTTTATACCCAATGACATAAAAATGCATAGCACACGAACCCGGATGATTTTAATCACCGGACCAAATATGGCTGGGAAATCCACATATATTCGACAAATTGCTCTGCTTGTCATAATGGCACAAATGGGTTCGTTTATCCCTGCAAGAGCGGCACATATTGGAATGATTGATAAGATCTTCACGCGCATAGGTGCTGGAGATAATTTATCTAAAGGAATGTCAACATTTATGGTAGAAATGGCAGAAACTGCTAATATCCTACATAATGCTACCGATCGTTCTTTAGTCATTCTCGACGAGGTTGGTCGAGGGACAAGTACCTATGACGGTTTGGCAATTGCACAATCTGTTGTAGAATATCTCTTATTCACTGAAGGCAAAAAAGCTAAAACTCTATTTGCAACGCATTACAAAGAATTGACCGATTTAGAAAATCATTGCCCACATGTAGAAAATTTTCACGCAGGTGTGAGAGAAAATGGTGGCCAGCCTGTATTTTTATATGAAATTCTTAAAGGGCATTCTCAGAAAAGTTTTGGAATACATGTTGCAAAACTTGCTGGCTTTCCTCTTTGTGTGATATCGAGAGCACAACAGATCCTACGTCAATTAGAAGGCCCAGAAGCGACTTCTAAACAAACCCAAGAAAAAGTACGGCAACTCACGTTGTTTTAA